One window of Ailuropoda melanoleuca isolate Jingjing chromosome 3, ASM200744v2, whole genome shotgun sequence genomic DNA carries:
- the STC2 gene encoding stanniocalcin-2, which translates to MRAERLGQFVTLALVLATFDPARGTDATNPPEGPQDRGSQQKGRLSLQNTAEIQHCLVNAGDVGCGVFECFENNSCEIRGLHGICMTFLHNAGKFDAQGKSFIKDALKCKAHALRHRFGCISRKCPAIKEMVFQLQRECYLKHDLCSAAQENTRVMVEMIHFKDLLLHEPYVDLVNLLLTCGEEVKEAVTHSVQAQCEQNWGSLCSILSFCTSAIQRPPTVPPERQLPADRAKLSRAHHGEAGHHLSEPSSRETSRGAKGERGGKSHPNAHARGRAAGHGGQGTSGSNEWEEERSEYSDIRR; encoded by the exons ATGCGTGCCGAGCGGCTGGGCCAGTTCGTGACCCTGGCTTTGGTATTGGCCACCTTCGACCCGGCGCGGGGGACCGACGCCACCAACCCGCCAGAGGGTCCCCAAGACCGGGGCTCCCAGCAGAAAGGCCGCCTGTCCCTGCAGAACACAG CGGAAATCCAACACTGTTTGGTCAACGCTGGCGATGTGGGGTGTGGTGTGTTTGAATGTTTCGAGAACAACTCTTGTGAGATTCGAGGCTTACATGGGATTTGCATGACTTTTCTGCACAACGCTGGAAAATTTGATGCCCAG GGCAAATCATTCATCAAAGATGCCTTGAAGTGTAAGGCCCACGCTCTGCGGCACAGATTCGGCTGCATAAGCCGGAAGTGCCCCGCCATTAAGGAAATGGTGTTCCAGTTACAACGGGAATGCTACCTCAAACACGATCTGTGCTCGGCCGCCCAGGAGAACACCCGGGTGATGGTGGAGATGATTCACTTCAAGGACTTGCTGCTGCACGA GCCGTACGTGGACCTGGTGAACTTGCTGCTGACCTGCGGCGAGGAGGTGAAGGAGGCTGTCACGCACAGCGTCCAGGCGCAGTGTGAGCAAAACTGGGGGAGCCTTTGCTCCATCCTGAGCTTCTGCACCTCAGCCATCCAGAGGCCCCCCACGGTGCCCCCTGAGCGCCAGCTCCCCGCGGACAGAGCCAAGCTTTCCAGGGCCCACCACGGGGAGGCAGGTCACCACCTCTCGGAGCCCAGTAGTCGGGAGACCAGCCGAGGTGCCAAGGGCGAGCGAGGTGGCAAAAGCCACCCAAACGCCCATGCCCGGGGCCGAGCAGCCGGCCACGGGGGCCAGGGAACTTCTGGAAGCaacgagtgggaggaggaacGGTCTGAGTATTCTGATATCCGGAGGTGA